Proteins from one Longimicrobiaceae bacterium genomic window:
- a CDS encoding P-II family nitrogen regulator, producing MQLLIAVINEEEKLDEILSGFVELGVTGATLVNSEGMGRFLVHDVPIFAGLADLASRSRPRNYTILSVIREEEKVDRVIDLLQEICGNLEDPATGIVFTVPVTRAVGLSPELGSRE from the coding sequence GTGCAGCTCCTGATCGCCGTGATCAACGAGGAAGAGAAGCTGGACGAGATCCTCTCGGGCTTCGTGGAGCTGGGCGTCACCGGCGCCACGCTCGTGAACAGCGAGGGGATGGGCCGCTTCCTGGTGCACGACGTGCCGATCTTCGCCGGGCTCGCCGACCTGGCCTCGCGCTCCCGCCCCCGGAACTACACCATCCTCAGCGTGATCCGCGAGGAGGAGAAGGTGGACCGGGTGATCGACCTGCTGCAGGAGATCTGCGGGAACCTGGAGGACCCGGCCACGGGGATCGTCTTCACCGTCCCGGTCACGCGCGCGGTCGGGCTCTCCCCGGAGCTGGGCAGCCGGGAGTGA
- a CDS encoding polyphenol oxidase family protein has protein sequence MAANTQARVVAETETGGDVPLWTHPEWADRFPWLVQGITGAGPADVPFDLGLSGAQPVGPALERWRKLRSAAGVETVVHSRQVHAAEVWVHRERGAPGIAVMDGFDGHVTALPGLLLAVSVADCVPVSVVDPERRAVALVHAGWRGTAAGIVERALELLSSEHGARAGDLWLHCGPAICGECYEVGPEVHAGVRPGCAPPDAPTPIDLRAAIAERAVGRGVLPERITVSGQCTRHGPGSFFSHRGGSPARQMGVLGIR, from the coding sequence GTGGCAGCGAACACGCAGGCGCGCGTAGTCGCGGAGACGGAGACCGGCGGGGACGTCCCCCTCTGGACGCACCCGGAGTGGGCGGACCGCTTCCCCTGGCTCGTGCAGGGGATCACCGGCGCCGGCCCCGCCGACGTCCCGTTCGACCTGGGGCTCTCCGGCGCGCAGCCGGTGGGCCCCGCCCTGGAGCGCTGGCGGAAGCTCCGGTCCGCGGCAGGCGTGGAGACCGTGGTGCACTCGCGCCAGGTGCACGCCGCGGAGGTGTGGGTCCACCGCGAGCGGGGCGCCCCCGGGATCGCGGTGATGGACGGCTTCGACGGCCACGTGACGGCGCTACCCGGGCTGCTTCTCGCCGTGAGCGTCGCCGACTGCGTCCCGGTCTCGGTGGTGGACCCGGAGAGGCGCGCCGTGGCGCTCGTGCACGCCGGCTGGCGGGGCACGGCCGCGGGGATCGTGGAGCGCGCGCTGGAGCTGCTCTCTTCGGAGCATGGCGCTCGCGCGGGGGACCTCTGGCTGCACTGCGGCCCGGCGATCTGCGGGGAGTGCTACGAGGTGGGCCCGGAGGTACACGCCGGCGTACGGCCCGGCTGCGCTCCCCCGGACGCGCCGACGCCGATCGACCTGCGCGCCGCAATCGCCGAGCGCGCGGTGGGGCGTGGCGTCCTGCCGGAGCGGATCACCGTCTCCGGCCAGTGCACGCGCCACGGGCCGGGGAGCTTCTTCTCCCATCGGGGCGGCTCCCCCGCGCGGCAGATGGGGGTGCTGGGGATCCGGTGA
- the dut gene encoding dUTP diphosphatase, translating to MIVRFQRLPHNPDLPLPARQTSGSAGYDVASAEADFVLAPGERRLVATGLAMELPVDVECQVRPRSGLALRHGITLPNSPATIDPDYRGELKVILWNAGSEPVPIPRGTRIAQLVFARFAAPEIVETEDVGTTDRGTGGFGSTG from the coding sequence ATGATCGTCCGGTTCCAGCGCCTTCCGCACAACCCCGATCTCCCCCTTCCCGCCCGCCAGACCAGCGGTTCCGCCGGCTACGACGTGGCCTCGGCGGAAGCGGACTTCGTCCTCGCGCCGGGCGAGCGGCGGCTGGTCGCAACCGGCCTCGCCATGGAGCTGCCGGTGGACGTGGAGTGCCAGGTGCGGCCGCGCTCGGGGCTGGCGCTCCGCCACGGGATCACGCTCCCCAACTCCCCGGCGACCATCGACCCGGACTACCGCGGCGAGCTGAAGGTGATCCTCTGGAACGCCGGGAGCGAGCCGGTGCCGATCCCACGCGGAACGCGGATCGCGCAGCTCGTCTTCGCGCGCTTCGCCGCCCCGGAGATCGTGGAGACGGAGGACGTCGGGACTACGGACCGGGGTACGGGCGGGTTCGGCTCGACGGGCTGA
- the murA gene encoding UDP-N-acetylglucosamine 1-carboxyvinyltransferase, translating into MPKFIVQGGRPLRGTVRPAGNKNAALPMLAATLLTDQEVVLENVPKIKDVLTLMDLLRTLGAEVDWTGDNEVTVRARDIGQVQLDESAAARIRASILLAGPMLGRVGEMTLPPPGGDIIGRRRMDTHFLALRSLGAEVNVGKKVFELRAPGGLTGADVFLDEPSVTATENAIMAAALAKGTTRLRNAAAEPHVQDLCHMVQGMGAKVEGIGTNTLVIEGQQSLGGGRFRVSADHIEVGSFIGLAAVTRGEILIPDADPQHLNSILLGFARLGVRAEVRGDDLFIPGAQEMRVEMDMGGYIPKIDDGPWPAFPADLTSIALVTATQCEGTILIHEKMFESRMFFTDKLVAMGARLVLCDPHRVIVIGPSQLRGGVVESPDIRAGMGLLIAALGANGESEIYNVGQIERGYQRIDERLRDLGAEISRADSRDGD; encoded by the coding sequence GTGCCCAAGTTCATCGTCCAGGGCGGTCGCCCGCTCCGTGGAACGGTCCGGCCCGCCGGGAACAAGAACGCGGCCCTGCCCATGCTCGCCGCCACCCTCCTGACCGACCAGGAGGTGGTGCTGGAGAACGTCCCCAAGATCAAGGACGTCCTTACCCTGATGGACCTGCTCCGGACGCTCGGCGCCGAGGTCGATTGGACGGGGGACAACGAGGTGACGGTCCGCGCCCGCGACATCGGCCAGGTGCAGCTCGACGAGTCCGCCGCGGCCCGCATCCGCGCCTCCATCCTCCTGGCCGGCCCCATGCTCGGCCGGGTGGGGGAGATGACGCTTCCGCCCCCGGGCGGCGACATCATCGGCCGGCGGCGGATGGACACCCACTTCCTTGCGCTCCGCAGCCTGGGCGCGGAGGTGAACGTCGGGAAGAAGGTGTTCGAGCTGCGCGCGCCCGGCGGCCTCACCGGGGCCGACGTGTTCCTGGACGAGCCGAGCGTCACCGCCACCGAGAACGCCATCATGGCGGCCGCGCTGGCGAAGGGGACCACCCGCCTGCGCAACGCCGCCGCCGAGCCGCACGTCCAGGACCTCTGCCACATGGTGCAGGGGATGGGGGCGAAGGTGGAGGGGATCGGCACGAACACGCTGGTGATCGAGGGACAGCAGTCGCTGGGCGGGGGCCGCTTCCGCGTGAGCGCCGACCACATCGAGGTGGGGTCGTTCATCGGCCTGGCGGCGGTCACCCGCGGGGAGATCCTCATCCCCGACGCCGACCCGCAGCACCTGAACTCCATCCTGCTGGGCTTCGCCCGCCTGGGCGTCCGGGCCGAGGTGCGCGGCGACGACCTCTTCATCCCCGGCGCGCAGGAGATGCGGGTGGAGATGGACATGGGCGGGTACATCCCCAAGATCGACGACGGCCCGTGGCCCGCCTTCCCCGCGGACCTCACCTCCATCGCGCTGGTGACCGCCACGCAGTGCGAGGGGACGATCCTGATCCACGAGAAGATGTTCGAGTCGCGGATGTTCTTCACGGACAAGCTGGTGGCCATGGGCGCCCGGCTGGTCCTCTGCGACCCGCACCGCGTGATCGTGATCGGCCCGTCGCAGCTGCGCGGCGGCGTGGTGGAGAGCCCGGACATCCGGGCCGGGATGGGGCTCCTGATCGCCGCGCTCGGCGCCAACGGCGAGAGCGAGATCTACAACGTCGGGCAGATCGAGCGCGGGTACCAGCGGATCGACGAGCGGCTGCGCGACCTGGGCGCGGAGATCTCCCGCGCCGACTCCCGCGACGGCGACTAG
- the ald gene encoding alanine dehydrogenase has protein sequence MLIGVPKEIKTNENRIALVPAGAEALVRAGHTVFVEKGAGEGSGFTDDQYTAVGAQILDDVEDVWGRAEMIMKVKEPIAVEYPRIRQNQVLFTYFHFAADEALTHALIDSNAVAIAYETVQLPNGELPLLTPMSEVAGRMSIQAGAKYLEKFYGGRGMLLGGVPGVAPASVLIIGGGVVGTNAAKMAAGFGARVTIVDLSLDRLRYLSDVMPANVELIYSNRHNILEKLELADLVVGAVLLPGAKAPKLVLREDLKRMKNGSVIVDVAVDQGGCVETIRPTTHEDPIYEIDGVIHYGVANMPGGVPRTSTLALTNATFPYALRLANLGWEEACRRDRSLLLGVNIVGGKVVYPGVAEAFDLEYTPVDRVLAA, from the coding sequence ATGCTTATCGGCGTTCCTAAGGAGATCAAGACCAACGAGAACCGCATCGCCCTGGTCCCGGCGGGCGCGGAGGCGCTGGTCAGGGCCGGCCACACCGTCTTCGTGGAAAAGGGCGCCGGTGAGGGGAGCGGCTTCACGGACGACCAGTACACGGCCGTCGGGGCCCAGATCCTGGACGACGTGGAGGACGTCTGGGGGCGCGCCGAGATGATCATGAAGGTGAAGGAGCCCATCGCCGTGGAGTACCCGCGGATCCGCCAGAACCAGGTGCTCTTCACCTACTTCCACTTCGCGGCGGACGAGGCGCTGACGCACGCGCTGATCGACTCCAACGCGGTCGCCATCGCCTACGAGACGGTGCAGCTCCCCAACGGGGAGCTCCCGCTGCTGACGCCCATGAGCGAGGTGGCGGGGCGGATGTCGATCCAGGCGGGCGCCAAATACCTGGAGAAGTTCTACGGCGGGCGCGGCATGCTCCTGGGCGGCGTTCCGGGCGTTGCGCCGGCCAGCGTGCTCATCATCGGCGGCGGGGTGGTGGGGACCAACGCGGCGAAGATGGCGGCGGGCTTCGGCGCCCGGGTCACCATCGTCGACCTGTCGCTGGACCGCCTCCGCTACCTCTCCGACGTGATGCCGGCCAACGTGGAGCTGATCTACTCCAACCGCCACAACATCCTGGAGAAGCTGGAGCTGGCGGACCTGGTCGTCGGCGCGGTGCTCCTGCCGGGCGCCAAGGCGCCGAAGCTGGTGCTGCGCGAGGACCTGAAGCGGATGAAGAACGGGTCCGTGATCGTGGACGTGGCGGTGGACCAGGGCGGGTGCGTCGAGACCATCCGCCCCACCACGCACGAGGATCCCATCTACGAGATCGACGGCGTGATCCACTACGGGGTGGCGAACATGCCGGGCGGGGTGCCGCGCACCTCCACGCTGGCGCTCACCAACGCCACCTTCCCCTACGCGCTGCGGCTGGCGAACCTGGGGTGGGAGGAGGCGTGCCGGCGCGACCGCTCGCTCCTGCTGGGGGTGAACATCGTCGGCGGCAAGGTGGTGTACCCGGGCGTGGCCGAGGCCTTCGACCTGGAGTACACGCCGGTGGACCGGGTGCTCGCGGCGTAA